CGGCCGGCGCAGTCGATCCGCTCGCGGGCGTCCAAGCCGGGCGGAACGTCCGTTGCCGGGCCGGCATAGACGATGCGGCCGTCCTGCGCGGCGATCACGCCGTGTTCCACGACACCCAGCCCCGACCGGTTCGAGGCAAGCGTGGCCAGGCGGCAGTGCTGCCAGAGGGTATCGACCAAATTCATCGCGGCAACTCGTTGCGAAAGCACGGGGCGTTGAGTTATTTTGTATATACATAACGACAACGCCGCGCCCTGTCCAGCGGGCATGCCGCGCACTCTAGGAGAGTGAATTGGCCGACTTGTTCTTTAGCGAAGCGCTGTTGCCCGATGGCTGGGCGCGGAACGTCAGGATCTCTATTGCCGACGGGCGCGTCGCCCGGATCGAGCGTGACGCCGCCGCCCGCCCGGACGACGAAACACACGCGCTGGGCGTGCCGGGCTTGCCGAACCTGCACAGCCACGCGTTCCAGCGCGGTATGGCCGGTCTCGCCGAAATCCGGGGGCCTGCGTCCGACAGTTTCTGGACCTGGCGCGACCGGATGTACCGGTTCGTCGGCGCCATGACGCCCGAAGACGTCGAGGTGCTCGCGGCGCAAGCCTATGTCGAGATGCTCGAGACCGGCTTCACGCGCGTCGCCGAGTTCCACTATGTCCACCATGACCGGGACGGCACACCTTACGCCAACTTGGCGGAGCTCGGCGCGCGGATCGGTGCCGCCGCCCGGCAGACCGGGATCGGCCTCGCGCTGCTGCCGGTCTTTTACGCCCATGCCGGCTTCGGCGGCCGCGCGCCCGAGCCGGCGCAACGGCGCTTCGTCAACGATATTGACCAATATGGCCGGCTGGTCGAGGCCTGCCGCGCGGCGCTGCGCGGCGATCCCGGTGCCACGGTCGGCATCGCGCCGCATTCGCTGCGCGCGGCGACGCCCGATGAGCTGGCCGCGCTTCTGCCGCTGGCCCAAGGGCAGCCGATCCATATTCATATCGC
This window of the Aliidongia dinghuensis genome carries:
- a CDS encoding formimidoylglutamate deiminase, whose translation is MADLFFSEALLPDGWARNVRISIADGRVARIERDAAARPDDETHALGVPGLPNLHSHAFQRGMAGLAEIRGPASDSFWTWRDRMYRFVGAMTPEDVEVLAAQAYVEMLETGFTRVAEFHYVHHDRDGTPYANLAELGARIGAAARQTGIGLALLPVFYAHAGFGGRAPEPAQRRFVNDIDQYGRLVEACRAALRGDPGATVGIAPHSLRAATPDELAALLPLAQGQPIHIHIAEQTREVDDCLAWSGQRPVEWLLDHAPVDGGWCLVHATHMTLDETRRMAASGAVAGLCPITEANLGDGTFDAVRFVAAGGVYGVGSDSNVQIGAADELRQLEYSQRLALRARNVMAMGEGGSTGRALFDGALAGGAQATGLTAGIVEGGSADLVSLARDHVAFAGRTGDALLDAWIFAGGRGLVDCVWMRGGKVVEHGRHRDADAIARRFRRT